One segment of Nostoc flagelliforme CCNUN1 DNA contains the following:
- a CDS encoding IS630 family transposase (programmed frameshift), translating to MAKKYTVNLSNEEVEKLRSLIKTGKSKARTITRAHILLMASEGETDATIADRLRVSVSTVERTRAKLIKSGIEGTLNDRPHPPKPRKLDGFKEAFLIATACSKPPNGRTRWTLKLLADRIVRIEIVDSISYETVRSYLKKNDVKPWLKEQWCIPKVDAEYVLRMEDLLDLYGEAYDPKRPVVCFDECPYQLLEDVREPLPAEPEQPLRYDYEYKRKGSVNIFAFFQPLAGWRHLEVTQQRTKVDFALQMKNLVDIYHRDADVIRLVVDNLNTHNPASLYEVFSPEEARRIVQKLEFHYTPKHASWLNQVEIEFSVLSRQCLERRIKDVQTLSSEIATWEQQRNDASASVNWRFKTTDARRKMERLYPTMSPSKVELTEY from the exons ATGGCAAAGAAGTATACAGTAAATTTGAGTAATGAAGAAGTAGAAAAACTGCGATCGCTAATCAAAACAGGTAAGAGTAAAGCAAGAACTATTACTCGTGCCCACATTCTTCTGATGGCTTCTGAGGGCGAAACTGATGCCACGATCGCAGATAGACTACGAGTCAGCGTCTCGACAGTTGAGCGCACCCGCGCCAAGTTGATCAAAAGTGGAATTGAGGGCACACTTAATGACCGTCCTCATCCACCCAAACCACGGAAGCTTGATGGTTTTAAAGAAGCATTTTTGATTGCTACAGCTTGTTCAAAACCCCCGAATGGACGCACACGATGGACACTGAAGCTTTTAGCAGACCGGATAGTGAGAATAGAAATTGTGGATTCTATTAGTTATGAAACTGTGCGTTCCTATTTAAAAAAAA ACGATGTCAAACCGTGGTTAAAAGAACAGTGGTGTATCCCCAAGGTGGATGCCGAGTATGTTTTACGGATGGAAGACTTGTTAGATTTATACGGCGAAGCTTACGATCCAAAACGTCCGGTAGTCTGTTTTGATGAATGTCCGTATCAATTGTTAGAAGACGTTAGAGAACCATTACCAGCCGAGCCAGAACAACCTCTTCGTTATGATTACGAGTATAAAAGAAAGGGTAGTGTCAATATATTTGCTTTTTTTCAACCCTTAGCGGGTTGGCGACATCTGGAAGTGACACAACAGAGGACAAAAGTGGATTTTGCTCTTCAAATGAAGAATTTGGTAGATATTTATCACCGCGATGCTGATGTTATTCGTCTAGTAGTCGATAACCTAAACACACATAATCCAGCATCTTTGTATGAAGTTTTTTCGCCTGAAGAAGCTCGTCGGATTGTTCAAAAATTAGAGTTTCACTACACACCAAAACATGCTTCTTGGTTAAATCAAGTTGAGATTGAATTCTCTGTTTTATCTCGACAGTGTTTAGAACGACGCATAAAAGACGTACAGACATTATCTTCTGAAATCGCCACTTGGGAACAACAACGGAATGATGCATCTGCCAGTGTAAATTGGCGCT